A genomic region of Papaver somniferum cultivar HN1 chromosome 7, ASM357369v1, whole genome shotgun sequence contains the following coding sequences:
- the LOC113297556 gene encoding uncharacterized protein LOC113297556, whose protein sequence is MADFSCFSESDESTVEDIISQAMDQCVLEQIASINLSGISDTSLPTDLESRFSKLKSFPGTNRKLEIPQNPVSKSVEDTQSLSPNQKIGSPSNPNPSFGPTTDIEKRFSKLKSFPGTNPKTEIPQSQVLSPNKEIASSPSISNQVKKSSSFGSKPKSKQAFIRSCSSSSDSSRENSSSSSAKQNCFFWCSPKKKKKLKKVMREQEKINREAEKIVEWAKQASSRIEVSEIEDLLTDDDFDGDCGRFK, encoded by the exons ATGGCTGATTTCTCATGCTTTTCTGAAAGCGATGAATCCACAGTCGAAGACATCATCTCACAAgcaatggatcaatgtgttcttGAACAGATTGCATCCATCAATTTATCAGGTATTTCAGACACTTCCCTTCCTACTGATCTTGAAAGTCGTTTCTCCAAGCTCAAATCATTTCCAGGAACCAATCGTAAACTAGAAATCCCTCAAAACCCAGTTTCTAAATCAGTAGAAGATACACAAAGTTTATCCCCAAATCAAAAAATTGGGTCTCCATCAAATccaaatcctagttttggtcCTACTACTGATATCGAAAAGCgattttccaaactcaaatcattTCCAGGAACTAATCCTAAGACTGAAATCCCTCAAAGCCAAGTGTTATCCCCAAATAAAGAAATTGCTTCTTCACCGTCAATCTCAAATCAGGTGAAAAAGAGTTCCAGTTTTGGTTCTAAACCTAAATCAAAACAAGCGTTTATTAGATCTTGTTCTAGTTCTTCTGATTCTTCTCGAGAaaattcatcttcatcttcagcaaagcaaaattgtttcttttggTGTTCTCCGAAAAAG AAAAAGAAGTTAAAAAAAGTGATGAGAGAACAAGAGAAGATTAATAGAGAAGCGGAGAAAATTGTCGAATGGGCTAAACAAGCTTCTTCTAGGATTGAAGTTTCTGAAATTGAAGATTTACTAactgatgatgattttgatggtGACTGTGGCAGGTTCAAGTGA